One part of the Vitis riparia cultivar Riparia Gloire de Montpellier isolate 1030 chromosome 6, EGFV_Vit.rip_1.0, whole genome shotgun sequence genome encodes these proteins:
- the LOC117916119 gene encoding transcription factor MYB59, whose amino-acid sequence MKMVQEEIRKGPWTEKEDFQLVCFVGLFGDRRWDFIAKVSGLNRTGKSCRLRWVNYLHPGLKRGKMTPHEERLVLELHSQWGNRWSRIARKLPGRTDNEIKNYWRTHMRKKAQERKRAISPSSPSSNCSSSAPHNPKVDLLPFSETEERSFHDTGGPKALAPTGKKTEEEKEADKGYSMDDIWKDIAFSEENTIKPVYDGYKEEGCDFACPPNPLASPVWDYCPDSLWRMDEEESKMFLPMSDQFISSYEHGMASLTG is encoded by the exons atgaaaatggttCAAGAGGAAATCCGAAAGGGTCCATGGACGGAAAAGGAAGACTTCCAACTAGTCTGCTTCGTGGGCTTGTTTGGAGATCGCCGATGGGATTTCATAGCAAAAGTTTCAG GTCTGAACAGAACAGGGAAAAGTTGCAGGTTACGATGGGTTAATTACCTGCACCCCGGTCTCAAACGTGGGAAGATGACACCCCATGAAGAGCGGCTTGTGCTTGAACTTCACTCTCAATGGGGAAATAG ATGGTCAAGAATTGCTCGGAAATTACCAGGGCGAACGGATAACGAGATAAAGAATTACTGGAGAACACACATGAGAAAAAAGGCTCAAGAGAGAAAACGGGCTATCTCTCCATCATCACCATCTTCAAATTGTTCTTCATCAGCACCACATAATCCTAAGGTGGATTTGCTGCCCTTCTCCGAGACTGAAGAGAGAAGCTTTCATGATACAGGAGGACCCAAGGCACTAGCTCCCACAGGGAAGAAGACTGAAGAAGAGAAGGAAGCTGACAAGGGGTATTCCATGGATGACATATGGAAGGATATTGCTTTTTCAGAAGAGAACACTATAAAACCAGTCTATGATGGCTATAAGGAAGAAGGATGTGACTTTGCTTGTCCTCCAAATCCATTGGCCTCTCCAGTGTGGGACTATTGTCCAGACTCACTGTGGAGGATGGATGAAGAAGAAAGTAAGATGTTTCTCCCAATGAGTGATCAGTTTATTTCATCTTATGAACACGGAATGGCGTCTTTAACTGGCTAG
- the LOC117916636 gene encoding very-long-chain (3R)-3-hydroxyacyl-CoA dehydratase 2 has product MHQLANLYLLAYNSLQALGWAVSLSRILSSFLDTRSFNGAYASAGDLVCLLQTVSFLEVVHGAIGLVPSGVLLPLMQWGGRTHFLLAIVRRIVEVQELPSVFITFIAWSISEVIRYSHYALHCMGSCPSCITYLRYTAFILLYPVGVAPGEMWLMYQALPFIKRKNISHYYFVWVVLLCYPFLWLKLYLHLFKQRRSKLGKHHGKKRR; this is encoded by the exons ATGCATCAACTGGCCAATCTCTACCTCTTGGCCTACAATTCTCTTCAAGCCCTTGGATG GGCGGTTTCTCTTTCTAGAATTTTGAGTTCCTTCTTAGACACTAGATCCTTCAATGGAGCTTACGCTTCTGCAGGAGATCTAGTCT GTCTATTGCAAACTGTTTCATTCTTGGAAGTTGTACATGGAGCCATAG GTCTGGTTCCAAGTGGGGTGCTGCTTCCTCTGATGCAATGGGGAGGAAGGACTCATTTCCTTTTAGCAATTGTTCGTCGAATTGTTGAG GTTCAGGAGTTACCATCAGTTTTCATAACTTTCATTGCTTGGAGTATTAGTGAG GTAATCCGGTATTCACATTATGCTTTGCATTGCATGGGAAGTTGTCCATCATGTATTACCTACCTCAG gTACACTGCTTTCATTCTGTTGTACCCAGTGGGGGTTGCTCCTGGTGAAA TGTGGCTCATGTACCAAGCACTTCcatttataaaaaggaaaaacatcagCCATTATTATTTTGTCTGG GTTGTGCTTCTGTGCTATCCATTTCTATGGTTGAAACTTTACCTGCATTTATTTAAGCAACGGCGGTCAAAACTTGGTAAACACCATGGAAAGAAGAGAAGGTGA
- the LOC117916635 gene encoding aquaporin TIP1-1-like: MPIPRIALGSPAEAGQADALKAALAEFISVLIFVFAGEGSGMAFNKLTDDGSSTPAGLVAAAVAHAFALFVAVSIAANISGGHVNPAVTFGALVGGHITFFRSLLYWIAQLLGSVVACLLLKFATGGLTTSAFSLSSGVSAWNALVFEIVMTFGLVYTVYATAIDPKKGNIGIIAPIAIGFIVGANILAGGAFDGASMNPAVSFGPAVVSWTWSNHWVYWLGPFIGAAIAAFVYSIFYLSPITHEQLPTTDY, from the exons atgccGATCCCCAGAATCGCCCTCGGATCTCCGGCTGAGGCTGGCCAGGCTGATGCGCTCAAAGCCGCTCTTGCGGAGTTCATTTCCGtgctcatttttgtttttgctggCGAAGGCTCCGGAATGGCTttca ATAAGCTGACTGATGACGGGTCGTCGACACCGGCTGGCCTAGTTGCTGCGGCAGTGGCTCATGCCTTCGCACTCTTTGTGGCAGTTTCAATTGCCGCCAACATTTCCGGAGGCCATGTCAACCCTGCTGTCACCTTTGGTGCTCTGGTTGGTGGACACATAACATTTTTCAGAAGCCTTTTGTACTGGATTGCCCAGTTACTTGGTTCAGTGGTTGCTTGCTTGCTTCTTAAGTTCGCAACCGGCGGATTG ACAACATCGGCTTTCTCCCTATCCTCTGGCGTGAGCGCATGGAATGCACTTGTTTTCGAGATTGTCATGACCTTCGGCCTGGTTTACACTGTATACGCAACAGCCATTGACCCGAAGAAGGGCAACATCGGCATCATTGCACCCATTGCAATTGGTTTCATCGTGGGTGCCAACATCTTGGCTGGTGGTGCCTTCGATGGTGCATCCATGAACCCTGCAGTCTCCTTCGGACCTGCTGTGGTCAGCTGGACATGGTCTAACCACTGGGTCTACTGGCTCGGTCCATTTATTGGTGCTGCCATCGCTGCATTCGTTTACTCCATCTTCTACCTCAGCCCAATCACCCACGAGCAACTCCCTACCACAGATTACTGA
- the LOC117915796 gene encoding uncharacterized protein LOC117915796 isoform X1: MEDMASLWNFQENIEELKQKLLYATIELESARMEANEEMKKNKESIKQLLQLLKVAYQERDEARDQLQKILNKVVPSSPPEFLPLRPQLQPESPLIKPTKANSSITESNSLSETYNPQSHGSPPVDSFFDTVTSPDLSNITLADSSNMAFVNQPFVQEYNGSVPAGLVSSGTAKIDQASAVIDNLVKGKALPQKGNLLQAVMEAGPLLQTLLVAGPLPRWRNPPTLQPFQIPPVSIKGCDTAVNNQKTAANLSNFVQKPLNSSSYVEMSCGSSQMFSSSMLNFASGHNGSCFSTGGLLTSGVNINNQIPTGKRQRFH; this comes from the exons ATGGAGGACATGGCATCTCTGTGGAATTTTCAGGAG AACATTGAAGAGCTGAAGCAGAAGCTTTTGTATGCCACCATTGAACTGGAATCAGCAAGAATGGAAGCAAatgaggaaatgaaaaagaacaaGGAGAGCATCAAGCAATTACTTCAGCTCTTGAAGGTTGCTTACCAAGAAAGAGATGAAGCAAGAGATCAGCTGCAGAAGATACTGAACAAGGTCGTGCCTTCTAGCCCGCCTGAGTTCTTGCCACTTCGACCTCAGCTCCAACCTGAGAGCCCCCTCATAAAGCCCACCAAAGCAAACTCCAGCATTACTGAATCTAACAGTCTATCAGAAACATATAATCCCCAGTCCCATGGCTCTCCCCCAGTGGATTCCTTCTTTGATACAGTAACGTCCCCGGATCTATCCAATATCACCTTGGCTGATTCAAGTAATATGGCATTtgtgaatcagccttttgttcaAGAGTATAATGGCTCTGTACCAGCAGGTTTGGTTTCTTCAGGAACGGCGAAGATTGACCAAGCTTCTGCAGTAATTGATAATCTTGTTAAGGGAAAAGCTCTGCCTCAAAAGGGAAATCTTTTACAGGCTGTAATGGAAGCAGGTCCCCTTCTTCAGACACTTCTTGTTGCAGGGCCTCTTCCCCGGTGGCGGAACCCTCCCACACTGCAGCCCTTCCAAATTCCACCTGTTTCTATCAAAGGGTGTGACACAGCAGTCAACAATCAGAAAACAGCTGCAAATCTGAGCAATTTTGTTCAAAAACCATTGAACTCCTCATCATATGTTGAGATGTCTTGTGGTTCTTCTCAAATGTTTTCCTCATCGATGTTGAATTTTGCAAGCGGTCATAATGGATCGTGTTTCAGCACTGGGGGTCTGCTAACCTCTGGTGTCAATATTAACAATCAAATCCCAACTGGCAAGAGACAAAGGTTCCACTGA
- the LOC117915796 gene encoding uncharacterized protein LOC117915796 isoform X2, whose amino-acid sequence MEANEEMKKNKESIKQLLQLLKVAYQERDEARDQLQKILNKVVPSSPPEFLPLRPQLQPESPLIKPTKANSSITESNSLSETYNPQSHGSPPVDSFFDTVTSPDLSNITLADSSNMAFVNQPFVQEYNGSVPAGLVSSGTAKIDQASAVIDNLVKGKALPQKGNLLQAVMEAGPLLQTLLVAGPLPRWRNPPTLQPFQIPPVSIKGCDTAVNNQKTAANLSNFVQKPLNSSSYVEMSCGSSQMFSSSMLNFASGHNGSCFSTGGLLTSGVNINNQIPTGKRQRFH is encoded by the coding sequence ATGGAAGCAAatgaggaaatgaaaaagaacaaGGAGAGCATCAAGCAATTACTTCAGCTCTTGAAGGTTGCTTACCAAGAAAGAGATGAAGCAAGAGATCAGCTGCAGAAGATACTGAACAAGGTCGTGCCTTCTAGCCCGCCTGAGTTCTTGCCACTTCGACCTCAGCTCCAACCTGAGAGCCCCCTCATAAAGCCCACCAAAGCAAACTCCAGCATTACTGAATCTAACAGTCTATCAGAAACATATAATCCCCAGTCCCATGGCTCTCCCCCAGTGGATTCCTTCTTTGATACAGTAACGTCCCCGGATCTATCCAATATCACCTTGGCTGATTCAAGTAATATGGCATTtgtgaatcagccttttgttcaAGAGTATAATGGCTCTGTACCAGCAGGTTTGGTTTCTTCAGGAACGGCGAAGATTGACCAAGCTTCTGCAGTAATTGATAATCTTGTTAAGGGAAAAGCTCTGCCTCAAAAGGGAAATCTTTTACAGGCTGTAATGGAAGCAGGTCCCCTTCTTCAGACACTTCTTGTTGCAGGGCCTCTTCCCCGGTGGCGGAACCCTCCCACACTGCAGCCCTTCCAAATTCCACCTGTTTCTATCAAAGGGTGTGACACAGCAGTCAACAATCAGAAAACAGCTGCAAATCTGAGCAATTTTGTTCAAAAACCATTGAACTCCTCATCATATGTTGAGATGTCTTGTGGTTCTTCTCAAATGTTTTCCTCATCGATGTTGAATTTTGCAAGCGGTCATAATGGATCGTGTTTCAGCACTGGGGGTCTGCTAACCTCTGGTGTCAATATTAACAATCAAATCCCAACTGGCAAGAGACAAAGGTTCCACTGA
- the LOC117917074 gene encoding RING-H2 finger protein ATL52-like, which yields MALSLNPYPNSKFPIWSLPLICLIVTAFASILLFTCYRIVKQICYGHHGESFRNWVQRQLLDEANPDDPSQQFHSRGLDSSTVYSLPIAQFKKNEGPSHSNTDCAVCLGEFEEGEFLKHLPNCSHVFHIPCIDTWFESHSNCPLCRSHVYDFTMDNEFSGSMYTLLETLRREDFFQEWVENYQILRVEILQTSTHRQEPENGN from the coding sequence ATGGCTTTAAGTCTAAACCCATatccaaattccaaatttccaatttggaGTCTACCCTTGATCTGCTTGATTGTTACTGCCTTTGCCAGCATCTTATTGTTCACTTGTTACAGGATTGTAAAACAAATTTGCTATGGACATCATGGAGAATCCTTTAGAAACTGGGTTCAGAGGCAACTTCTGGACGAAGCCAACCCTGATGATCCTTCTCAACAATTCCATAGTCGAGGCCTGGATTCCTCCACTGTATACTCGCTGCCCATCGCCCAGTTCAAGAAGAATGAAGGACCAAGCCATAGCAATACTGATTGTGCAGTTTGCTTGGGTGAATTCGAAGAAGGGGAGTTTCTGAAACATCTACCAAACTGTTCTCATGTCTTCCACATTCCCTGCATTGACACTTGGTTTGAGTCTCATTCCAATTGTCCCCTCTGTAGATCACACGTCTATGACTTCACCATGGACAATGAATTCTCGGGTTCAATGTATACTTTGCTGGAGACTCTAAGGAGGGAAGATTTCTTTCAAGAATGGGTGGAAAATTACCAAATCCTTCGGGTTGAGATCCTACAGACGTCCACACATAGACAAGAGCCGGAAAACGGCAATTGA